Proteins found in one Nostoc sp. NIES-3756 genomic segment:
- a CDS encoding class I SAM-dependent methyltransferase has protein sequence MLHELTVKLPYFFATNNCLDSWNEDIFICKIINLTPAIEANSYYFGHSEWSKNYFEACHRDEKFIELWQAVIGSWQGKVVVDIGCGPGNLYGSLRKFCGEPELLIGVDVSLGALKMAQKLSYTSVLADAHNLPFISEFADIVMLNACLHHCDDMPKVLAEAARLVRPGGILITDHDPQQTAYQLKAMGWLLWQLRLPIYRFIKRGGHSTPEEQFWSIASEVHHKPGHGVTPKMFHEILEPLKFTVKIYPHNHNVGAKALQKEYGRAFWQYRLAQRLSGIDPNLPESALSLMCVATRQS, from the coding sequence ATGCTACATGAATTAACAGTAAAATTACCTTATTTTTTTGCAACTAATAACTGCTTAGACAGTTGGAATGAAGATATTTTTATTTGCAAAATAATCAACTTAACGCCAGCAATTGAGGCAAACAGTTATTACTTTGGACATTCAGAATGGAGCAAAAATTACTTTGAAGCCTGTCACAGAGATGAAAAATTTATAGAACTTTGGCAAGCCGTAATTGGTAGCTGGCAGGGTAAAGTAGTCGTAGATATTGGTTGTGGCCCTGGTAACCTGTATGGTTCCTTGAGAAAGTTTTGTGGTGAACCTGAGTTGCTTATTGGTGTAGATGTTTCTTTGGGTGCTTTAAAAATGGCACAAAAGCTTAGTTACACATCCGTTTTAGCAGATGCTCACAATCTACCATTTATTTCTGAGTTTGCAGATATTGTCATGCTCAATGCCTGTTTACACCATTGTGATGATATGCCAAAAGTTTTGGCAGAAGCAGCTAGATTAGTCCGTCCTGGAGGAATTTTAATTACAGACCATGATCCTCAACAAACTGCTTATCAGCTAAAAGCTATGGGTTGGCTACTATGGCAATTACGATTACCAATTTATAGATTTATAAAACGTGGTGGACATTCTACTCCTGAAGAACAGTTTTGGAGTATAGCAAGTGAGGTACATCATAAACCAGGTCATGGCGTAACACCAAAAATGTTTCATGAGATATTAGAACCCTTAAAGTTTACAGTAAAGATTTATCCACATAATCATAATGTGGGTGCAAAAGCATTACAAAAAGAATATGGACGTGCATTTTGGCAATATCGTTTAGCTCAGAGGTTATCAGGAATTGACCCCAATTTGCCAGAGTCTGCATTATCTTTAATGTGTGTAGCAACTCGACAATCTTAG
- a CDS encoding glycosyltransferase family 4 protein, which produces MNLNTWINQKLLPAISTTSKAQNKHSLQSHQSIKLSVLTQFFPPDYAATGQLIEELVKQLVQKGTSIEVFTSQPGYAFRSNNAPTVEYVEKIKIQRSRTAQLWPGRIRGKAINGVLYTLRAVLYVSRAWHRNNILLVTTAPPFLPLVGYIANLLFKLPYVCILYDLYPDIAIALGVVSKRSWLARLWQAINRLVWLNAKSIVVLSPGMKQQVLEQCPQIAHKISVIHSWANPDLIVPIAKQDNWFAWKHNLVNKFTVLYSGNMGRCHDIDTILEAAKELQNEPIQFVCIGGGAKRDELIAEVERLGINNFTFLPYQDKQVLPYSLTACDLSLVSVDAITESLVVPSKLYSAFAAGRPIAVICSPYSYLRQLIAEANCGSTIDNGDSHALAQFIRLLNRDQQLAQRMGQSGRQYLRTHFTPKVISEQYFEVLRQAVLADEHENLPQRHIK; this is translated from the coding sequence ATGAATTTGAATACATGGATTAATCAAAAGTTATTACCTGCTATTTCTACTACCTCAAAAGCGCAGAATAAGCATTCTCTACAATCTCATCAATCGATCAAGTTATCTGTGCTAACACAATTTTTTCCCCCTGATTACGCTGCTACAGGGCAGTTAATTGAAGAACTAGTAAAGCAGTTAGTACAAAAAGGGACAAGTATTGAAGTTTTTACAAGTCAACCTGGATATGCGTTTCGCTCTAACAATGCTCCAACGGTTGAATATGTTGAGAAAATTAAAATTCAAAGATCGCGCACTGCACAACTTTGGCCAGGTAGGATTCGAGGCAAAGCCATTAATGGAGTTCTATATACCCTACGTGCTGTTCTGTATGTATCGAGGGCTTGGCATCGCAACAATATACTGTTAGTAACTACAGCACCCCCATTTTTACCTCTTGTAGGATATATCGCTAACCTCTTATTCAAGTTACCCTATGTCTGTATACTCTATGACCTCTACCCTGATATTGCGATCGCACTAGGAGTAGTCTCAAAACGTAGCTGGCTGGCGCGATTGTGGCAAGCGATTAATAGGCTAGTTTGGCTCAATGCTAAAAGTATTGTAGTCCTCAGCCCTGGAATGAAACAGCAAGTGCTAGAGCAATGCCCACAAATTGCTCACAAAATATCTGTAATTCACAGTTGGGCTAACCCTGACTTAATTGTCCCAATTGCCAAACAAGATAACTGGTTTGCCTGGAAGCACAATTTAGTCAACAAATTTACAGTCCTATATTCTGGCAACATGGGACGATGTCACGATATAGATACTATTTTAGAAGCTGCCAAAGAACTACAAAATGAACCTATCCAATTTGTCTGTATTGGAGGAGGTGCAAAACGTGATGAATTAATTGCAGAAGTAGAACGATTAGGTATAAATAATTTTACATTTTTACCTTATCAAGACAAACAGGTTCTACCATATTCACTAACAGCCTGTGACTTGTCTCTAGTGAGCGTTGATGCAATTACCGAAAGTTTAGTTGTCCCCAGTAAGCTTTATTCAGCCTTTGCTGCTGGCAGACCGATCGCTGTTATTTGCTCTCCTTACTCGTATCTAAGACAATTAATTGCTGAGGCCAATTGTGGCAGTACAATTGATAATGGAGACAGTCATGCACTAGCTCAATTTATTCGTCTACTCAATCGGGATCAACAATTAGCACAAAGAATGGGTCAATCTGGTCGGCAATATTTGCGAACACACTTCACACCTAAAGTAATCTCTGAACAATACTTTGAAGTCTTGCGCCAAGCGGTTCTAGCCGATGAGCATGAAAACTTACCCCAACGCCATATCAAGTAA
- a CDS encoding ABC transporter permease, protein MNSQNSVAKQELVIEAGRTEQQYWKDLWRYRELFYFLAWRDILVRYKQTAIGIAWALIRPFLTMIVFTVVFGQLAKLPSQGAPYPILVFSAMLPWQFFANSLSECSNSLISNANLISKVYFPRLVVPTSAVVVSFVDFMISGIILLALMAWYNFVPSWRILTLPLFVSVAFAASMGAGLWFASLNVKYRDFRYIVPFIVQFGLYISPVGFSSTIVPEKWRFLYSLNPIVGVIDGFRWAIIGGESQLYLPGFVLSLVLVVLLLVTGIWYFRKTERTFADVI, encoded by the coding sequence ATGAATAGTCAAAACAGTGTTGCCAAGCAAGAGTTAGTGATTGAAGCAGGGCGAACAGAGCAACAGTATTGGAAAGATTTATGGCGGTATAGAGAATTATTTTATTTTCTGGCTTGGCGTGACATTTTAGTTAGATATAAGCAAACAGCAATTGGTATTGCTTGGGCATTAATTCGCCCATTTCTCACGATGATAGTGTTTACAGTCGTGTTTGGGCAATTAGCAAAATTACCTTCTCAGGGTGCGCCTTATCCAATTCTAGTGTTTTCAGCCATGCTACCCTGGCAATTTTTTGCCAATTCCCTTTCGGAGTGCAGCAATAGTTTAATCAGTAATGCCAACCTGATTTCAAAAGTATATTTTCCTAGATTAGTAGTACCCACAAGTGCAGTAGTCGTAAGCTTTGTAGACTTTATGATTTCTGGCATAATTTTACTAGCTCTTATGGCTTGGTATAATTTTGTTCCCAGTTGGCGAATTTTGACATTGCCATTGTTTGTTAGTGTTGCCTTTGCCGCTTCGATGGGTGCGGGTTTATGGTTCGCTTCTTTGAATGTGAAGTATCGAGACTTCCGTTATATCGTGCCGTTTATTGTGCAGTTTGGTTTATATATTTCACCCGTAGGATTTAGTAGTACAATTGTTCCAGAGAAGTGGCGATTTCTATATTCTTTGAACCCAATTGTAGGGGTAATTGATGGCTTCCGGTGGGCAATTATCGGCGGTGAATCACAGCTATATTTACCAGGGTTTGTTCTGTCGTTGGTGCTGGTAGTTTTACTACTTGTCACTGGTATTTGGTATTTCCGCAAGACAGAACGGACTTTCGCCGATGTAATTTAG
- a CDS encoding polysaccharide pyruvyl transferase family protein translates to MKIAVFGYYNALNAGDDRIQYCITKLCEGNTVVFLPHYLPAPQEYLRDFDWILIGGGGLVFERVGIWVNTKQWLRKTRAKVGILGLGVNRVSDELLIELSYLLERSVFFFVRDEKSKLLLNNHPKIQVHPDLTWCFPFLPSNNQLTIASKKIAVNLVPCHWKDFEPDKWIVELKKLSDFQLIPFPFNFNLKKDVDLLKLYFNNINTQEFSLQPLQDSQIIVACRYHAIVFAMQLGKPFIAINYDEKIERLLRESDLVECGLETTEYELLLEKIDFILNNQKIVQKKINDYANLQTQNAKELTKSIKNYLLYEPENKNKIMIIKENVKKILMRV, encoded by the coding sequence ATGAAAATTGCCGTTTTTGGATACTATAACGCTCTCAATGCTGGAGATGACAGAATTCAGTATTGTATTACTAAACTATGTGAAGGCAATACTGTTGTTTTCCTTCCTCATTACTTACCAGCACCTCAAGAATATCTTCGGGACTTTGATTGGATTTTAATAGGTGGAGGTGGATTAGTTTTTGAAAGAGTAGGAATATGGGTTAACACAAAACAATGGCTCAGGAAAACTAGAGCTAAAGTAGGTATTTTGGGATTAGGCGTTAATCGAGTTTCTGACGAGTTACTTATAGAATTATCATATCTACTTGAACGTTCTGTCTTTTTCTTTGTCAGAGATGAGAAGAGTAAGTTATTACTTAATAATCATCCTAAAATACAAGTACACCCTGATTTAACTTGGTGTTTTCCATTTTTACCATCAAATAATCAACTTACAATTGCAAGTAAAAAAATTGCTGTTAACCTAGTACCATGTCACTGGAAAGATTTTGAGCCAGATAAGTGGATTGTAGAACTAAAAAAACTATCAGATTTTCAACTAATTCCTTTTCCATTTAACTTTAATCTTAAAAAAGATGTAGATTTACTTAAATTATATTTTAATAATATAAATACACAGGAGTTTTCCTTGCAACCATTACAAGATAGCCAAATAATAGTTGCTTGTAGATATCATGCTATCGTATTTGCTATGCAGCTTGGAAAACCATTTATTGCTATAAATTATGATGAAAAAATAGAGAGATTACTAAGAGAAAGTGATCTTGTAGAATGTGGACTAGAAACTACAGAATATGAATTATTGCTAGAAAAAATAGATTTTATTTTAAATAACCAAAAAATAGTTCAAAAGAAAATTAATGATTATGCAAATTTACAAACTCAAAATGCTAAAGAACTAACAAAATCAATTAAAAATTATTTATTGTATGAACCTGAAAACAAGAATAAAATAATGATAATCAAAGAAAATGTCAAGAAAATATTAATGAGGGTGTAA
- a CDS encoding GumC family protein — MDNQHYKISNVEQNGKPATPLPSKQPDTWNEESDKSWNYQDFLSLLQRRVVVILGVTTTVMIAMVTNVVLNPKQPEYESKFQMLVEPVNDSTKIADLTKEDNKTQSTLDYDSQILVLKSPKLLNASVKKLQTAYPYFNYGFLINSLKINRLGETKIIEVSYRGTNPNLTKAVLDEIAQIYLNYSQEARQAKLSQGIAFINQQLPSLQNRVNQIQKELQDFREKYSFNDPDSGTALIVNKSTELYNKQQEINLQIKQLQDYLSLLKDKKYQDIVLTNAPLYQQLMAQLQQLDVQIAASSTVLQDTNPRIQTLKEQRESLLPLLRQEADNFIKSRTEETFRQINNLSAQKQELAKRQVSLEQERKNLPNLAQRYIVIQNQLQLATESLNRFLSTREVLQIQISQTEQSWQLIQAPYTPEYPIVTADLKGNIIQILGISIVLGLGAAFLLEKLDNTYHNARSLKEKIKLPLLGVIPFQKEFQNVQAHASILDAHDVAQLNTLTDLKYSKDSQEFLEALRVLYTNIQLLNSERQINSITITSAMSNDGKSTIAFHLALIAATMGQKVLLVDADLRKPKIHTLANLQNKWGLSNLVVTNLRNTEVIQQLPSMSKLSVITAGYIPPDPTKVLSSEKMKQLMIELHNNFDLVIYDTPPLVGLADTSLIAPYTEGILMVVKIDQTQSSMLEKALDDVKISSINVLGLVANGEKNYLGTYYKNSNY, encoded by the coding sequence ATGGATAATCAACATTACAAAATCTCAAATGTAGAGCAAAATGGAAAACCTGCTACGCCTTTACCTTCCAAACAGCCTGATACTTGGAATGAAGAGTCAGATAAGAGTTGGAATTATCAGGATTTTTTAAGTCTATTACAGCGCCGAGTAGTTGTTATTTTAGGTGTGACTACTACTGTGATGATAGCTATGGTCACAAATGTGGTACTAAATCCAAAGCAACCAGAATATGAAAGCAAATTTCAGATGTTGGTCGAGCCTGTTAATGACAGCACAAAAATAGCTGACCTAACTAAAGAAGATAATAAAACTCAATCTACGTTAGATTATGATAGTCAAATTTTAGTCTTGAAAAGCCCTAAACTTCTCAATGCTAGTGTTAAAAAGTTACAGACTGCTTACCCATATTTTAATTATGGTTTTTTAATCAACTCACTAAAGATTAATCGTTTGGGTGAGACTAAAATTATAGAAGTTAGCTACCGTGGCACTAATCCTAACTTAACAAAAGCTGTATTAGATGAAATCGCTCAAATTTACTTAAATTATAGCCAGGAAGCTCGGCAAGCTAAACTCAGCCAAGGAATTGCATTTATTAATCAACAATTACCATCTTTACAAAATAGAGTTAATCAAATTCAAAAAGAGTTGCAAGATTTTCGAGAAAAGTACAGTTTTAATGATCCCGATTCTGGTACTGCATTAATTGTTAATAAATCTACTGAGTTATATAACAAGCAGCAAGAAATAAATTTACAGATAAAACAACTTCAAGACTATCTATCTTTATTAAAAGACAAAAAATATCAAGATATAGTTCTCACTAACGCACCATTATATCAGCAGTTAATGGCGCAACTGCAACAACTAGATGTACAAATTGCTGCATCATCGACTGTTCTACAGGATACTAATCCCCGAATCCAGACATTAAAAGAACAAAGAGAAAGCCTGTTACCATTATTACGCCAAGAGGCTGATAACTTTATTAAATCAAGAACTGAAGAAACCTTTAGGCAAATCAACAATTTATCAGCGCAAAAACAAGAACTAGCAAAGCGTCAAGTATCTCTTGAGCAAGAGCGTAAAAACCTACCTAACTTAGCACAAAGGTATATTGTAATACAGAACCAGTTGCAATTAGCAACTGAGAGTTTAAACCGATTTTTATCTACTAGAGAAGTTTTACAAATTCAAATATCTCAAACAGAACAAAGCTGGCAATTAATTCAAGCCCCATATACGCCAGAATACCCTATTGTTACTGCAGACCTCAAGGGCAACATTATTCAGATTTTGGGAATTAGTATAGTATTAGGGCTTGGTGCAGCTTTTCTTTTAGAAAAACTTGATAATACTTATCATAACGCCCGTAGTTTAAAAGAAAAAATAAAATTACCCCTATTAGGAGTTATTCCCTTTCAAAAAGAATTTCAAAACGTGCAAGCTCATGCTTCTATATTAGATGCCCATGATGTAGCTCAATTGAATACCTTGACAGACCTGAAATATAGTAAGGACTCTCAAGAATTTTTAGAAGCTTTACGTGTGCTTTACACAAATATTCAGCTTCTTAATTCAGAGCGTCAGATTAACTCTATTACAATCACTTCAGCTATGTCAAATGATGGAAAGTCCACTATTGCTTTCCACTTAGCTTTAATAGCTGCAACTATGGGTCAAAAAGTACTACTTGTAGATGCTGATCTCCGTAAACCCAAGATCCACACTTTAGCCAATCTCCAAAATAAATGGGGCTTAAGCAATTTAGTTGTTACAAACTTACGAAATACAGAGGTGATTCAACAGTTACCTTCTATGAGTAAACTATCGGTAATTACTGCTGGGTATATACCTCCTGATCCTACAAAAGTGCTTTCATCAGAAAAAATGAAGCAGTTGATGATAGAATTGCATAATAACTTTGATTTAGTTATTTATGATACACCTCCTTTAGTAGGATTAGCTGATACCAGCCTGATAGCACCCTATACAGAAGGCATTTTAATGGTAGTCAAAATTGATCAGACACAAAGTTCTATGCTTGAGAAGGCCTTAGATGATGTCAAGATTTCTTCAATAAATGTTTTGGGTTTAGTTGCTAATGGAGAGAAAAACTATTTAGGTACTTATTATAAAAATAGCAACTACTAA
- a CDS encoding glycosyltransferase family 2 protein encodes MLFVDFQTNKHLPENINDAYQYPRISIITPSYNQGNFIEETIRSVIQQGYPNLEYIIIDGGSTDNTVEIIKQYEQWITYWVSEPDNGQTHAINKGLAKATGEIIAYLNSDDYYLPGTLFKVAEHFRQFPDTDLLHGRCRYVNEEGEKIGEQFGNIKTLEEILDLWGVWWRKRQFVQPEVFWTRKITEKVGFFKEELNYVMDYDYWCRIIQANGIVGKIDAELTCFRFTSTQKSNYSIQVAEELLDVVQPLLWDNSVKISLIKRLLLQGNWLYQAIFLKEVESSVIQKHCTAIRWFKLFQVMLKYPQLFFAHTFYLRIRQIFLVKS; translated from the coding sequence ATGTTATTCGTAGATTTTCAGACCAATAAGCATTTGCCTGAAAATATAAATGATGCTTATCAATATCCTCGTATTAGTATAATTACCCCTAGTTATAACCAAGGTAATTTTATTGAAGAAACTATTCGCTCAGTAATACAACAAGGATATCCCAACTTAGAATACATCATTATCGATGGAGGTAGCACAGACAATACAGTTGAAATTATCAAGCAATACGAACAATGGATTACTTATTGGGTAAGTGAGCCTGATAATGGTCAAACTCATGCTATTAATAAAGGTCTAGCAAAAGCAACGGGAGAAATCATCGCTTATCTAAACAGTGATGACTATTATTTACCAGGCACATTGTTTAAGGTTGCTGAACATTTTCGCCAGTTCCCTGATACTGACTTGTTACATGGAAGATGTCGTTATGTAAATGAGGAAGGTGAAAAAATAGGTGAACAATTCGGAAATATAAAAACTTTAGAAGAAATTTTAGATTTATGGGGAGTATGGTGGAGAAAACGCCAGTTTGTTCAGCCTGAAGTATTTTGGACACGAAAGATCACAGAAAAGGTAGGATTTTTTAAAGAAGAACTAAACTATGTGATGGATTATGACTACTGGTGCAGAATAATACAAGCCAATGGTATTGTCGGTAAGATTGATGCTGAACTGACTTGCTTTAGATTTACATCCACTCAGAAATCTAACTATAGTATCCAAGTAGCAGAAGAATTGCTCGATGTTGTGCAGCCATTGCTTTGGGATAATTCCGTAAAAATTTCACTTATAAAACGTCTATTACTGCAAGGTAATTGGTTATATCAAGCTATCTTTCTTAAAGAAGTTGAATCCTCTGTAATACAAAAACATTGTACAGCAATTCGCTGGTTCAAGTTATTTCAAGTGATGCTTAAATATCCTCAACTATTTTTTGCTCATACTTTTTATTTAAGAATAAGACAAATTTTTTTAGTGAAATCTTAG
- a CDS encoding ABC transporter ATP-binding protein, producing MSDIVIGVDSLGKKYIIGHQQDKGYITLRDVIAKRAKGLITPFQNKQVKVHSYQEEFWALKDISFEINQGDRVGIIGRNGAGKSTLLKILSRITEPTTGKFKIKGRVASLLEVGTGFHGELSGRENIFLNGAILGMSKAEIHSKFDEIVAFAEVEKFLDTPVKRYSSGMYVRLAFAVAAHLEPEILIVDEVLAVGDAAFQQKCLGKMEEVGRQGRTVLFVSHNMGTIERLCNKGIYLKSGNINCIGSIQDCVDSYFKNLQNSDYYEPGILFKRINGNDILNDFCILEITLLDEEQRIKSVVKTWDYVRIRIRFFSPQKVPKASVELGISTSSGSKLIQYSTQPLSGLDMSFEEGEAYTDCIIPRLPLAAGNYRINVGLAIPMMKWLCLEEGIATLEVKEKDIYQSLLPPTQNRTPIVVEHYWEVTKKVKF from the coding sequence ATGTCTGACATTGTGATTGGGGTTGATAGCCTGGGCAAAAAATATATTATTGGACATCAGCAGGATAAAGGCTATATTACACTGCGTGATGTTATTGCCAAACGCGCTAAGGGTTTAATTACACCATTCCAAAATAAACAAGTAAAAGTCCATAGTTATCAAGAAGAATTTTGGGCATTAAAAGACATTTCTTTTGAGATCAACCAAGGTGATAGAGTTGGCATTATTGGGCGCAATGGCGCAGGAAAATCTACATTATTGAAGATTCTCAGTCGGATTACTGAACCAACTACAGGTAAATTTAAAATTAAAGGGCGTGTTGCTAGTCTTTTAGAAGTAGGCACAGGGTTTCATGGTGAGTTGAGCGGACGGGAGAATATCTTTCTCAATGGCGCAATTCTAGGTATGAGCAAAGCGGAAATTCATAGTAAATTTGATGAAATTGTAGCTTTTGCAGAGGTTGAAAAGTTCTTAGACACCCCAGTAAAGCGTTATTCATCGGGTATGTATGTCAGACTAGCTTTTGCAGTCGCTGCTCATTTGGAACCTGAGATTTTAATTGTAGACGAAGTATTAGCAGTAGGAGATGCCGCTTTTCAGCAAAAGTGTTTAGGAAAGATGGAAGAGGTAGGTAGGCAAGGAAGAACCGTCTTATTTGTTAGCCATAATATGGGAACTATTGAAAGGTTGTGTAACAAAGGTATCTATTTAAAATCTGGCAACATTAACTGCATTGGTTCTATACAGGACTGTGTAGATTCTTATTTTAAGAATCTACAAAATAGTGATTATTATGAACCTGGTATCCTCTTTAAACGGATTAATGGAAATGATATATTAAATGATTTTTGTATACTTGAAATTACTTTGTTAGATGAAGAGCAACGGATTAAATCAGTTGTGAAAACTTGGGATTATGTCAGGATAAGAATTCGTTTCTTTTCTCCTCAAAAAGTACCTAAAGCCTCTGTAGAGTTAGGCATTTCTACTTCTTCTGGAAGTAAGTTAATTCAGTATTCAACTCAACCATTGAGTGGTTTAGACATGTCATTTGAGGAAGGCGAAGCTTACACTGACTGTATTATACCCCGTCTGCCACTAGCTGCTGGCAATTATAGAATAAATGTAGGTTTGGCAATACCAATGATGAAATGGCTATGTTTGGAAGAAGGGATAGCAACACTAGAAGTAAAAGAAAAAGATATATATCAATCACTTTTACCTCCTACCCAAAACAGAACACCCATAGTTGTAGAACACTATTGGGAAGTTACTAAAAAAGTCAAATTTTAA
- a CDS encoding 2OG-Fe(II) oxygenase codes for MKTRQYFAEQIFNQIEKHKHILKEYFSQENRIKSCYIDNLLLENDVKEIYEAFPQKDNLIKLKDIRECKYIGMQMDNYNPILSEIIYAFQDTKIVTLISEITGIKLLFPDEYLYGGGFSLMDYGCFLNPHLDNSHDKDIKNYRVLNLLYYVTPNWQENYGGNLELWDQGLKKPCRTIHSKFNRLVIMVTNKNSWHSVSKINYHGRRCCVSNYYFSPQSFEAEKYYHVTTFRGWPEQHLNDIFLQGDAILRNTIRRIFKHRIKKPHYYKK; via the coding sequence ATGAAAACACGTCAATACTTTGCTGAACAAATTTTTAATCAAATTGAAAAACACAAACATATTTTAAAAGAATATTTTTCTCAAGAAAATCGCATAAAAAGTTGTTATATTGATAATCTTCTCCTGGAAAATGATGTAAAAGAAATTTACGAAGCATTTCCTCAGAAAGATAATTTAATCAAATTAAAAGATATTCGAGAGTGTAAATATATAGGTATGCAAATGGATAATTACAATCCAATTTTGTCAGAAATTATTTATGCCTTTCAAGATACTAAAATAGTAACCCTTATTTCGGAAATAACCGGAATTAAATTATTATTTCCAGATGAATATCTTTATGGTGGTGGCTTTAGTTTAATGGATTACGGTTGTTTTCTAAACCCTCATCTTGATAATTCTCACGATAAAGATATCAAAAATTATAGAGTGCTGAATTTACTTTACTATGTAACTCCCAATTGGCAAGAAAACTATGGTGGTAATTTAGAATTGTGGGATCAGGGGTTAAAAAAACCTTGTAGAACAATACACAGTAAGTTTAATCGTCTAGTGATAATGGTTACAAATAAAAACTCTTGGCACTCGGTTAGCAAAATCAATTATCACGGTAGACGATGTTGTGTATCGAACTACTACTTCTCTCCACAATCATTTGAAGCTGAAAAGTATTACCATGTTACTACATTCCGAGGATGGCCTGAGCAGCATTTGAATGACATATTTTTACAAGGAGACGCTATTTTACGCAATACTATACGAAGAATATTCAAGCACAGAATTAAAAAACCTCACTATTACAAAAAATAG